From Thalassotalea euphylliae, the proteins below share one genomic window:
- a CDS encoding LruC domain-containing protein, translating into MLSSTLFSRLLILGLLVLSCGLFSSNSRAGAFATCPSKAFLVQQGIAQLYGVNLVTGQYSLLSGDLGTTNKINGVGFSFHDNYIYGWGYEWGTLVRIGDDYQATPITIENNPGGNFYVGDVALSENSYFFYRKGNGLYKIPLDEQHSNYLVAEKVASGSALPLTIFDLAFHPDNSFAYSVDNKGRLHKIDASAGTSEMLGNVGQSGTFGAVYFDVDGNFYISRNSDGYVFIIDVDAQSPQAELFAYGPSSSNNDGARCATAPIVDDSVAPTVDYGDAPDSYRTLLASNGARHSVGSNFLGARIDAEHNAQLYPASDDTSGVNDDDGVVFITPLIAGMSGLLQVTATGGGYVNIWVDFDQDGTFSESEKLLTDHYLYNSSETLLVETPFEAVAGYTWARARLTTEPGIIAYGGVTDGEVEDYRVYVTNPNLSQIKHNTYFIAFEDNWPEMGDYDMNDVVIKQESSILLSQNNEIHQLEITGEMMAYGAAYANGFAIQIDNVVPSTVNQALVRFEINGVAQTASLVEAGTDSLVLMISDNLGDYFSAKSGCSFYKTQSGCRNGEQMKFSLQVPFITPIAYSAFPQAPFNPFIFAKPATYHGDSFFHPGRSMEIHLKNKMPTSKMDTGYFGLASDRTDLAAGHTFQTETGLPWALAINPGSSQNWRHPLEKVDLLEAYPMFRDYVSSSGVSSGDWYTESKANSARVYK; encoded by the coding sequence ATGCTGAGTTCTACCTTATTCAGTCGTTTATTAATACTGGGGTTACTCGTATTGAGCTGCGGGTTATTTAGCTCGAATTCTAGGGCTGGGGCGTTCGCTACCTGCCCATCAAAAGCCTTCCTTGTGCAGCAGGGCATTGCACAGTTATACGGCGTAAATCTTGTGACAGGCCAATACTCGTTATTGTCTGGCGATTTAGGCACTACCAATAAAATTAATGGTGTGGGCTTTAGTTTTCACGATAACTACATTTACGGTTGGGGTTATGAGTGGGGAACCTTAGTTCGTATTGGCGATGACTACCAAGCGACACCAATAACCATTGAAAATAATCCCGGTGGGAATTTCTATGTCGGTGATGTTGCGCTTAGCGAGAACAGCTACTTTTTTTACAGAAAGGGCAATGGTTTATACAAGATTCCACTTGATGAACAGCACAGTAATTACCTAGTCGCTGAAAAGGTTGCGAGTGGCAGTGCGTTACCACTGACGATATTTGATTTAGCTTTTCATCCTGACAACTCATTTGCTTACAGTGTCGATAACAAAGGCCGCTTGCACAAAATTGATGCCTCAGCAGGCACCAGTGAAATGCTAGGCAATGTTGGTCAATCAGGCACATTTGGGGCGGTTTATTTTGATGTCGATGGCAATTTTTACATTAGCCGTAACAGTGATGGCTATGTGTTTATTATTGATGTTGATGCGCAATCGCCACAAGCGGAGCTATTTGCTTACGGCCCCAGTTCGTCAAATAACGACGGTGCCCGTTGCGCAACCGCGCCAATTGTTGATGACTCTGTTGCCCCCACGGTTGACTATGGCGATGCCCCTGACAGCTATCGCACATTACTCGCCAGTAATGGTGCACGCCACAGTGTGGGGAGCAACTTTTTAGGCGCTAGGATTGATGCGGAGCACAATGCTCAGCTTTATCCAGCAAGCGATGATACCAGTGGTGTTAATGATGATGATGGTGTGGTGTTTATCACCCCGCTAATTGCCGGTATGAGTGGTTTGTTGCAAGTAACGGCTACTGGTGGTGGCTACGTTAATATCTGGGTTGATTTTGATCAGGACGGGACGTTTTCAGAAAGCGAAAAGCTACTGACAGATCATTATCTTTACAATTCAAGTGAAACCTTACTCGTTGAAACGCCGTTCGAAGCGGTAGCCGGTTACACATGGGCGCGAGCACGATTAACTACCGAGCCAGGTATTATCGCCTATGGTGGCGTGACTGACGGTGAAGTTGAAGACTATCGCGTTTACGTGACGAATCCAAACCTGAGTCAGATAAAACACAATACGTATTTCATTGCATTTGAAGACAACTGGCCAGAAATGGGGGACTACGACATGAATGATGTCGTGATTAAGCAAGAGTCATCAATATTACTGAGTCAAAACAATGAAATTCATCAACTGGAAATTACCGGTGAAATGATGGCTTACGGTGCGGCCTACGCCAATGGCTTCGCTATTCAAATTGACAATGTTGTACCAAGCACAGTCAATCAAGCGCTGGTTCGATTTGAAATTAATGGCGTTGCCCAAACGGCGTCTCTAGTAGAAGCTGGCACAGACTCACTGGTACTGATGATTTCTGATAACTTGGGTGACTACTTCAGTGCAAAGTCGGGCTGTAGTTTCTATAAAACCCAATCAGGCTGCCGCAATGGCGAACAAATGAAGTTTAGCTTGCAGGTGCCGTTTATCACACCGATTGCTTATAGCGCGTTTCCACAGGCACCGTTTAACCCATTTATCTTCGCTAAACCAGCAACTTATCACGGTGATTCATTTTTCCATCCCGGTCGCAGTATGGAAATTCACCTGAAAAACAAAATGCCAACATCAAAAATGGACACAGGTTACTTTGGCTTAGCATCAGATCGCACCGATCTGGCAGCAGGTCACACTTTCCAAACTGAAACAGGGTTACCTTGGGCGTTAGCCATTAATCCGGGCTCATCACAAAATTGGCGTCATCCATTAGAAAAAGTCGACTTACTCGAGGCTTACCCAATGTTTCGAGATTATGTAAGCAGTAGTGGTGTTTCTTCAGGCGATTGGTACACGGAAAGCAAGGCGAATTCGGCCAGGGTCTACAAGTAA
- a CDS encoding heme NO-binding domain-containing protein, which produces MKGAIFCGYGEYVEQAHGLLTWLDIIDRSELAQSSSFIATDIYDDNIFVELLTISSEVLNVSLSEILTEFGEFLFPTLLGSAKHHIGNCSNVFEFLDHVENVIHIEVKKADPLAYTPSLILDTVSENELLIKYTSHRQVCFLAEGLIYGAAKHFKQKVTIEHLSCTHQGDKHCLMKVISE; this is translated from the coding sequence GTGAAGGGAGCTATCTTCTGCGGATACGGCGAGTACGTTGAGCAAGCACATGGTTTGTTAACATGGCTTGATATTATTGATAGAAGTGAGTTAGCACAATCGAGTAGTTTTATCGCAACAGATATCTATGACGATAACATATTTGTTGAATTACTCACTATCAGCAGTGAAGTACTAAATGTCAGTTTAAGTGAGATTCTTACCGAGTTCGGCGAATTTCTTTTTCCTACTTTACTCGGCAGTGCCAAGCACCACATTGGCAACTGTAGCAATGTTTTTGAGTTCCTTGACCACGTAGAAAACGTCATTCACATTGAAGTCAAAAAAGCAGATCCGCTGGCTTATACCCCCTCGCTTATTCTCGACACGGTTTCAGAGAATGAATTACTCATTAAATACACATCCCATCGACAGGTCTGTTTTCTTGCCGAAGGGCTGATTTATGGCGCGGCGAAACACTTTAAGCAAAAAGTAACCATTGAGCATTTAAGCTGTACGCATCAAGGAGACAAGCATTGCCTAATGAAAGTGATCAGCGAATAG
- a CDS encoding sensor histidine kinase — MPNESDQRIALLTKQVSLLENALKDERTAKKALEAKLDNIDQHRYDSYRELINALEQANNRQVQLKVLSNLANHHASSGSTAEMLVNFLKEISLLLEGATVLLFDYKNPKRAIAYLLEKGSSKLVKPYKHRIDVSTILHQALEADNTDKTESSVKTNHSHWQRIAENSSLESSLHDLFHHENQLVFNYQRLKQRKNLVVIDLPHYCYSKEVKQTLDTAGQQFVSAIQKRATEEKLAKNYDRLQKTVHKLSSVQHQLIHSEKMASIGQLAAGIAHEINNPIGYVKSNLSVLNEYIDLFKGALSEAEPHLGENDDLTFAQQDVGELISSCLEGVDRVAEIVSSLNSFARKEDNTKTSLVDINKVIQDSIKIAWNNIKHTCEVVVEADETLPQIMGHKGELQQVFINLLVNASHAIGGNGIITIKSWYQGTVNVSVTDNGAGMTVDTQKKLFEPFYTTKPEGKGTGLGLSVSYAIIEHHRGKISVKSELGKGTRFDLKFPLAKA, encoded by the coding sequence TTGCCTAATGAAAGTGATCAGCGAATAGCACTGCTTACCAAGCAAGTTTCACTGCTAGAGAACGCATTAAAAGACGAGCGTACTGCCAAAAAAGCGCTAGAAGCTAAGCTAGATAATATTGACCAACACAGGTATGACTCTTACCGCGAGTTGATCAATGCGCTTGAGCAGGCAAATAATCGGCAGGTGCAACTTAAAGTGCTATCGAACTTGGCAAACCATCACGCAAGTTCAGGCTCAACCGCTGAAATGCTAGTAAATTTCTTAAAGGAAATATCACTGCTACTGGAAGGAGCAACGGTACTTTTATTTGACTATAAAAACCCCAAACGCGCGATTGCCTACTTACTTGAAAAGGGCAGCAGCAAGCTGGTTAAGCCCTATAAACACAGAATTGATGTTAGCACTATCCTCCACCAAGCCTTGGAGGCTGACAATACTGACAAAACTGAAAGCTCGGTCAAAACAAACCATAGCCACTGGCAACGAATTGCAGAAAACTCTTCATTAGAGTCAAGCTTGCACGACTTGTTTCACCACGAAAATCAACTTGTCTTTAACTACCAAAGGTTAAAGCAACGCAAGAACTTAGTGGTCATCGACTTGCCACACTACTGCTACAGTAAAGAGGTTAAACAAACGTTAGATACGGCAGGCCAGCAATTTGTGTCAGCAATACAAAAGCGTGCGACAGAAGAAAAGCTCGCCAAAAACTATGACCGTTTACAAAAAACCGTGCACAAGCTCAGTTCAGTGCAGCACCAGCTTATTCACAGTGAAAAAATGGCTTCAATTGGCCAACTCGCAGCGGGCATAGCACACGAAATTAACAACCCCATTGGCTATGTAAAAAGTAATTTAAGCGTGTTAAATGAGTATATAGATTTATTTAAAGGTGCGTTAAGCGAAGCCGAGCCTCACTTGGGTGAAAATGATGATTTAACATTTGCACAGCAAGATGTCGGTGAATTGATTAGCTCTTGCCTAGAAGGAGTTGACCGGGTTGCCGAGATAGTAAGTAGCCTTAACTCCTTTGCTCGCAAAGAAGACAACACAAAAACATCATTAGTCGACATTAACAAAGTCATTCAAGACAGCATTAAAATCGCATGGAATAATATTAAGCATACTTGCGAAGTGGTCGTCGAGGCTGATGAAACCTTGCCGCAGATCATGGGTCACAAAGGAGAGTTACAGCAAGTCTTTATCAACTTATTAGTGAACGCATCACACGCTATTGGGGGCAATGGTATCATCACCATCAAGTCGTGGTATCAAGGGACTGTGAATGTCAGCGTAACCGATAACGGAGCTGGCATGACAGTAGATACGCAAAAGAAGCTCTTTGAACCTTTTTACACGACTAAACCCGAAGGTAAAGGCACTGGGCTTGGGCTTTCTGTTTCTTATGCGATAATCGAGCACCACAGAGGTAAAATTAGCGTCAAATCAGAACTAGGTAAAGGCACGCGCTTTGACTTAAAGTTTCCTCTAGCTAAGGCCTAA
- a CDS encoding IS630 family transposase (programmed frameshift) has product MHHPTELKKLAQQESNARVRMRLLAIYHFSLGQNRAQIAQLLGVARGSVNKWVNSYLSAGLKGLQSKVNKGRPSKLSQAQLNQLSAFVLSHAEKNSGGRLIGEDIQQFIAQEFDVTYSLRNIYHLLHALGFSWITSRSKHPKQSEQAQAVFKNFRLETILNTPWHVQPEDVDVWFQDEARFGQQNQVTRTWAKKGSRPRAVKQQQFDYGYLFGAVCPSTGQTEALITPLVNKAMMTEHLSQISKATPQGRHAVVIIDGAGWHTMDTASPFSNLTLIKLPPYSPELNPIEQVWQWLRQHCLSNRVFSGFDEIVEQVSVAWNTFISDIDRVKKLCTRDWIKVVR; this is encoded by the exons ATGCATCACCCAACAGAATTAAAAAAGCTCGCCCAACAAGAAAGTAACGCGAGAGTCCGAATGAGGTTGCTCGCCATTTATCACTTTTCACTTGGTCAAAATAGAGCGCAAATAGCTCAATTACTCGGTGTTGCTCGAGGCAGCGTTAATAAATGGGTTAACAGCTACCTATCGGCAGGGCTTAAAGGGCTGCAATCCAAAGTAAACAAGGGGAGACCCTCCAAACTCTCACAAGCGCAACTGAATCAGCTGTCAGCATTTGTGTTGTCCCATGCAGAAAAAAACAGTGGCGGTAGACTGATTGGGGAAGATATTCAACAGTTCATTGCTCAAGAATTTGATGTGACTTATTCACTACGCAATATCTATCACCTGCTCCATGCGCTCGGCTTTAGTTGGATAACGAGCCGCTCCAAGCATCCTAAGCAATCCGAACAAGCCCAAGCGGTTTTTAAAAAC TTCCGACTGGAAACGATCCTTAACACCCCATGGCATGTCCAGCCCGAAGACGTTGATGTGTGGTTCCAAGATGAGGCTCGTTTTGGCCAGCAAAATCAAGTAACAAGAACGTGGGCGAAAAAAGGAAGTCGTCCACGGGCGGTTAAACAACAGCAGTTTGACTACGGCTATTTATTTGGTGCTGTTTGCCCTTCGACAGGCCAAACCGAAGCGCTAATTACGCCGCTCGTCAATAAAGCGATGATGACAGAGCACTTGTCTCAAATATCCAAAGCTACACCTCAGGGTAGACATGCGGTGGTTATCATTGATGGTGCGGGGTGGCATACAATGGATACAGCTAGTCCATTTTCTAATCTTACGCTAATCAAGTTGCCACCCTATTCACCAGAGCTAAACCCAATTGAGCAAGTGTGGCAATGGTTACGCCAGCACTGTTTATCTAATCGTGTATTCAGCGGGTTTGATGAAATAGTAGAACAAGTCTCAGTGGCCTGGAATACATTCATTTCGGATATTGATAGGGTGAAAAAACTCTGTACTCGCGATTGGATCAAGGTGGTCAGATAA
- a CDS encoding EAL domain-containing response regulator, translating into MHNNNKATLYILDDNEQYAELLKEFAEQASWRAEFETNVVSFLTKEFPTCDALVLDLVMPNFDGIEVIRMLADRGQHCPLILVSGFDKKVLHSAEQLAKAHDIEVLATLTKPIEMSSFVQLLDRVAINIQQPKLPKTIKHQYSAGDIEAGIRNHELMLHYQPQICLTTNKVNSVEALVRWQHPTDGLVYPDQFIGVVEKHSLIDLLTQEILNISVRESSEMLRSNIDISLSINVSADNIIALSLPEQLKALTDKNHLAPSNLTLELTESAVMGELTSSLDVLNRLRMKGFQLSIDDFGTGYSSLQQLYQAPFNELKIDRQFVANMLFDEEAMIIVKICIMLGKMLNMSIVAEGVENLETLHQLQRLGCNYAQGYAIAKPMPATELIQWAKHWK; encoded by the coding sequence GTGCACAATAACAATAAAGCAACTCTCTATATTCTGGATGATAATGAGCAGTATGCAGAGTTATTGAAAGAATTTGCAGAACAAGCGAGCTGGCGAGCAGAGTTTGAAACAAACGTGGTCAGCTTTCTTACCAAAGAATTTCCCACCTGTGACGCTCTCGTATTGGACTTAGTGATGCCAAACTTTGATGGCATAGAAGTCATCAGGATGCTCGCTGATCGCGGCCAACATTGTCCACTCATATTAGTCAGCGGCTTTGATAAAAAGGTACTCCATTCCGCTGAGCAGTTAGCTAAAGCTCACGATATCGAAGTATTAGCGACGTTAACGAAACCAATTGAGATGTCGAGCTTTGTACAATTACTCGATCGCGTGGCCATAAATATACAGCAGCCTAAACTTCCCAAAACGATAAAACATCAATACTCTGCTGGAGATATTGAAGCTGGTATAAGAAATCATGAGCTTATGCTTCACTATCAACCTCAGATATGCTTAACAACCAACAAAGTCAATAGTGTTGAAGCCTTAGTTAGATGGCAACATCCAACAGATGGTCTAGTTTACCCCGACCAATTTATTGGTGTTGTAGAGAAGCACAGTTTAATCGACTTATTGACCCAAGAAATTCTCAATATTTCCGTGCGAGAAAGTAGCGAGATGCTACGTTCGAATATAGATATTTCCTTATCAATTAATGTATCTGCCGATAACATCATCGCGTTAAGCCTACCAGAACAACTCAAAGCGCTTACCGACAAAAATCATTTGGCGCCCAGTAACTTAACGTTAGAGCTGACAGAGAGCGCTGTGATGGGCGAATTGACCTCCTCACTCGATGTATTAAATCGTCTTAGAATGAAAGGGTTTCAGTTGTCAATTGATGATTTTGGTACTGGCTATTCCTCGCTTCAACAATTGTATCAAGCACCATTTAACGAACTTAAAATTGATCGCCAATTCGTAGCCAACATGTTGTTTGATGAAGAGGCTATGATTATCGTCAAGATCTGTATTATGTTAGGGAAAATGCTGAACATGAGCATAGTTGCGGAGGGTGTTGAAAACCTTGAAACGTTGCACCAATTGCAACGCTTGGGCTGCAACTATGCGCAGGGCTATGCCATTGCTAAACCTATGCCCGCCACTGAATTAATTCAATGGGCAAAACACTGGAAGTAA
- a CDS encoding VF530 family DNA-binding protein — MNNQPKNPLHGKTLEMILNELVAKIGWEAMGQNVDIRCFNHDPSIKSSLKFLRKTPWARAKVEEMYINVFHGFQWK; from the coding sequence ATGAATAACCAGCCGAAAAATCCGTTACACGGTAAAACTTTAGAAATGATCCTCAACGAGCTAGTGGCTAAAATCGGTTGGGAGGCCATGGGACAGAATGTTGATATCCGCTGCTTTAATCATGATCCTTCCATTAAATCCAGCCTCAAGTTTTTGCGTAAAACTCCTTGGGCGCGAGCTAAAGTTGAAGAAATGTATATTAACGTGTTCCATGGCTTTCAGTGGAAGTGA
- a CDS encoding cytochrome-c peroxidase, whose amino-acid sequence MSTIKRVITTICLAIALATVIGCEQQPRYWTVQERALLASFQLNKLSPSDASSNRFAVNPAAVAFGKQLFFDKRLSLDGSMSCASCHQPDLAFTDGLDKAQGVNRTGRNTQTLLGVQYASWFYWDGRKDSLWAQALVPFEAADEMASSRVQVLKIVAQDAQYRRAYEALFGALPELIFSGAIPEKAGPWGDSETKDNWYRLSTTNQRVINQAYANIGKAVAAFERTIELPNTRFDDYLQVLFIDGWQEANRRLSDSALAGVKLFLNQEKTHCLRCHNGPLLTNQDFHNIGTGNFTGIELDFGRYFGIPAVLQDEFNCLGPYSDAQPEQCHGLNFMAKQIHEEAQGAFKTPTLRYLSKTAPYFHDGRFTTLDEVLEHYLAIKPNQTELPELTLTAPEKKQLISFLLLLSE is encoded by the coding sequence ATGTCCACTATTAAGCGCGTTATAACAACCATTTGCCTTGCTATTGCACTGGCTACAGTGATTGGTTGTGAGCAACAGCCAAGGTACTGGACAGTGCAAGAGCGCGCTTTGTTGGCATCTTTTCAATTGAACAAGCTCAGTCCTAGTGATGCTAGCTCGAATCGCTTTGCGGTAAACCCTGCTGCTGTAGCTTTTGGCAAACAACTGTTTTTTGATAAGCGCCTGAGCCTTGATGGTTCGATGTCTTGTGCAAGCTGTCATCAGCCTGACTTGGCTTTTACTGACGGCCTTGATAAAGCGCAAGGGGTGAACCGCACAGGCCGCAATACCCAAACCTTGCTTGGCGTGCAATATGCTTCGTGGTTTTATTGGGATGGTCGTAAAGATTCACTGTGGGCGCAAGCATTAGTGCCATTTGAAGCGGCAGATGAAATGGCCAGTAGCCGCGTCCAAGTATTAAAAATTGTGGCTCAAGATGCTCAATATCGGCGCGCTTATGAGGCATTGTTTGGCGCCTTACCTGAGCTAATCTTTAGTGGTGCTATACCAGAGAAAGCTGGACCTTGGGGGGATAGTGAAACGAAAGACAACTGGTATCGCCTCTCAACAACGAATCAACGCGTGATTAATCAAGCTTATGCCAATATCGGCAAAGCCGTAGCGGCGTTTGAGCGTACCATTGAGCTGCCTAATACTCGGTTTGATGATTATTTGCAGGTACTTTTTATTGATGGCTGGCAAGAAGCTAATCGTCGGCTGTCAGATTCTGCACTCGCTGGTGTTAAGTTATTTTTAAATCAGGAAAAAACCCACTGCTTGCGCTGCCATAACGGCCCACTGCTTACAAACCAAGACTTTCACAATATTGGCACAGGCAATTTCACAGGTATTGAACTCGACTTTGGTCGTTATTTTGGCATTCCTGCGGTGTTGCAAGATGAGTTCAATTGTTTAGGGCCTTATAGCGATGCTCAACCAGAGCAGTGTCATGGCCTTAACTTTATGGCGAAACAGATCCACGAAGAAGCGCAGGGGGCGTTTAAAACACCAACATTGCGATATTTAAGTAAAACCGCCCCTTATTTTCACGATGGCCGATTTACCACGCTAGATGAAGTATTAGAGCATTATTTAGCCATTAAACCCAACCAAACAGAGCTGCCTGAGTTGACATTAACAGCACCAGAAAAAAAGCAGTTGATCAGCTTTTTGTTATTGCTCAGTGAATGA
- a CDS encoding FixH family protein produces MKQYRLMLVTVALVMTSLSLLGCQDATKSALSIAENTNEYTKGQGFNQAVHSQLKYFHLSVAAKNRQALPINQFHQWIVTLNDVNQTPITDAAFFISGGMKGHGHGLPTQPKVTKHLGNGRYLLEGMKFNMDGKWFVRIQISTPKQQDIAEFSFNVHY; encoded by the coding sequence ATGAAGCAGTATCGTTTGATGTTAGTAACTGTGGCGTTAGTAATGACTTCATTAAGTTTATTAGGCTGTCAGGATGCAACGAAAAGTGCCTTATCAATAGCTGAAAATACTAACGAATACACAAAAGGGCAGGGGTTCAACCAGGCTGTTCACAGTCAATTGAAGTATTTTCATTTATCGGTAGCGGCGAAAAATCGCCAGGCATTACCCATTAATCAATTTCATCAATGGATTGTGACTTTAAACGATGTTAACCAAACCCCCATTACCGACGCCGCTTTTTTTATTAGTGGTGGCATGAAAGGGCATGGTCATGGCTTACCCACACAGCCTAAAGTAACCAAACATTTAGGTAATGGCCGCTATTTACTCGAAGGAATGAAATTTAATATGGATGGCAAGTGGTTTGTTCGCATCCAAATATCCACACCGAAACAACAGGATATTGCTGAGTTCAGTTTTAATGTCCACTATTAA
- a CDS encoding galactose-binding domain-containing protein: MRTTSLVGVTDGNLLHFRGDAASIHDFAHAFDHLQGLSQAPNRNAMDLLEGFLATVRTPPNPYRQLDNSLPNRIVIPGPRGRVGNPNQVAQRNFCAPCHAQNNGGRDSVVRPSPGNTAGNQPAIAPSLRSMYELLGLYYDDPNASNTGYGFIHDGSFDEQTSATLRDNDNLAFMLAFNGNTEGDTHAAVGRQVIVQPGQQQNGLLNQLRGLADREAIGLVAKGMINNRNRAYMYLGSGRYQGDMLAEQFTHAQLLGVSQQANMPLVFTAVPFDSKRRMSIDINDNGILNEDERLGSRLRSVAIANASFESQQFSDGGFALNDIDGWQVNSARAGVWNVASRYYSDEAPEGNNVAFLDVGGTISQTLQETFEPNTHIILSVMVGNAIEPGESSGWEIRLYAGTQLLSMVNNNDVNPPNDSFARVTLSLTPEQLSTHARHYGQRLRIELFDSGGSENAHFDDVRLQIASNISGPVSPPTSSREALITNSSFESQQFNDGGYALNSIDGWQVNSSRGGVWNVASRFYSDEAPEGNNVAFLDTRGTISQTLQERFESNTHLTLSMMVGDQASSGEASGWEIRLYAGDQLLGVANNSDVNPPNDSFARVTLSLTSAQLSTHASHYGQPLRIELFDNGTSENAHFDDVHLTITPDTGMPPNMSNIALGKSATQSSLRHGGVPSRGIDGNTDGNFHHGSVTHTRTQFSPWYQLDLGSSHNINTIRLWNRSDCCVDRLANFYVLVSDRPFVSGNLNEVLAQQGVTAIHHAGVAPRETAFSMNGVGRYVRVQLVNSGILSLAELQVMGASR, encoded by the coding sequence ATGAGAACAACGTCTTTAGTGGGGGTGACCGATGGTAATTTATTACATTTTAGGGGCGATGCGGCGAGTATTCACGACTTTGCTCATGCTTTCGATCACCTTCAAGGGCTAAGCCAAGCACCTAACCGCAATGCGATGGATTTATTAGAGGGTTTTCTCGCAACGGTTAGAACCCCACCTAATCCTTATCGACAATTAGATAATTCGTTACCTAATCGCATTGTCATTCCGGGGCCACGTGGCCGAGTGGGAAACCCAAATCAAGTTGCACAACGTAACTTCTGCGCTCCTTGTCATGCCCAAAATAATGGCGGTCGTGATTCAGTGGTGCGCCCATCACCAGGTAATACAGCAGGTAATCAACCAGCAATAGCGCCATCGTTACGCAGTATGTACGAGTTATTGGGTCTTTACTACGATGATCCTAATGCGAGTAATACCGGTTATGGGTTTATTCACGATGGTTCGTTTGATGAACAGACCAGTGCGACATTGCGCGATAATGACAACTTAGCGTTTATGTTGGCTTTCAATGGCAATACAGAGGGCGATACTCATGCTGCCGTAGGGCGACAAGTGATTGTACAGCCGGGTCAACAGCAAAACGGTTTATTAAACCAGTTACGCGGCCTAGCGGATCGCGAAGCGATTGGTTTAGTTGCTAAAGGCATGATTAACAATCGCAATCGCGCTTATATGTACCTCGGTAGCGGCCGTTATCAAGGCGATATGCTAGCAGAGCAGTTTACTCATGCGCAATTACTTGGCGTCAGCCAACAAGCTAATATGCCATTGGTGTTTACCGCGGTTCCTTTTGACAGTAAGCGGCGGATGAGTATCGATATTAATGATAACGGTATCTTAAATGAAGATGAGCGCTTGGGCAGTCGTTTGCGCAGTGTTGCCATTGCTAACGCCTCTTTTGAAAGTCAGCAGTTTAGTGACGGTGGTTTTGCACTCAATGATATTGATGGCTGGCAAGTGAATAGTGCCCGAGCAGGCGTTTGGAATGTGGCTAGTCGCTATTATTCTGATGAAGCGCCAGAGGGCAATAACGTCGCTTTTCTCGATGTTGGCGGTACTATCTCGCAAACATTGCAAGAAACATTTGAGCCTAATACACACATAATTCTATCCGTGATGGTCGGTAATGCTATTGAGCCTGGAGAATCTTCAGGTTGGGAAATTCGCCTTTATGCTGGTACCCAGCTACTCAGCATGGTCAATAATAATGACGTAAACCCGCCAAACGATAGCTTTGCTCGTGTCACGCTTAGCTTAACACCGGAACAACTAAGCACTCATGCTCGTCATTATGGTCAACGGCTTCGCATTGAGTTATTTGATAGTGGTGGCAGCGAGAATGCCCATTTTGATGATGTTCGTTTGCAAATAGCCTCGAATATTAGTGGGCCTGTGTCGCCGCCAACAAGTTCAAGAGAAGCACTGATTACCAACTCCTCTTTTGAAAGTCAGCAGTTCAATGATGGCGGCTATGCACTCAATAGTATTGATGGCTGGCAAGTAAACAGTTCTCGTGGAGGTGTCTGGAATGTGGCTAGTCGCTTTTATTCTGATGAAGCGCCAGAGGGTAATAATGTCGCTTTCCTTGATACACGCGGTACGATCTCGCAAACCTTACAGGAAAGATTTGAGAGCAATACCCATTTAACTTTATCTATGATGGTAGGTGATCAAGCGAGTAGCGGGGAAGCTTCAGGTTGGGAGATTCGCCTTTATGCAGGTGATCAGCTGTTGGGCGTGGCTAACAATAGTGATGTAAACCCGCCAAACGATAGTTTTGCTCGTGTCACATTGAGCTTAACATCGGCACAACTAAGTACTCATGCTAGCCATTATGGCCAGCCCCTTCGTATTGAATTATTTGACAATGGTACCAGTGAGAATGCTCACTTTGACGATGTTCACTTAACCATTACCCCAGATACAGGGATGCCCCCCAACATGAGTAATATTGCTTTGGGTAAATCTGCTACTCAATCAAGTTTGCGACATGGCGGCGTGCCCAGTCGAGGGATAGATGGTAACACCGATGGCAATTTTCATCATGGCTCAGTAACTCATACTCGTACCCAGTTCTCTCCTTGGTATCAGCTTGACTTAGGATCATCACACAATATCAATACGATTCGTTTGTGGAATCGCTCGGATTGTTGTGTCGATCGTTTAGCTAACTTCTATGTGTTGGTGTCAGATAGACCTTTTGTCAGTGGGAATTTGAATGAGGTATTAGCACAACAAGGAGTTACCGCAATACATCATGCGGGCGTTGCGCCACGCGAAACAGCGTTTAGCATGAATGGCGTGGGCCGCTATGTACGTGTGCAACTGGTCAACAGTGGCATACTAAGCCTTGCTGAGCTACAAGTCATGGGCGCTAGCAGATAG